From Solanum lycopersicum chromosome 8, SLM_r2.1, the proteins below share one genomic window:
- the LOC138337871 gene encoding uncharacterized protein — MSDHIMEYGRIFDYRDEILRSNPGSTCVVRVGEDSETGQKIFEGFYVCFNALKKAFFGGARRLIGFDGCFLKGVCKGQLLVAVCRDGNNQMLPIAWAVVEVENQYTWTWFLELVKNDLELGEGHQLSIISDMQKGLEIVVDTLLPLVEHRKCARHVLANWSKNWKGVERRRVFWRIAKSTFEAEMKDNIETMKKLGQEGLDNILWYNLNTWCKKYFEEYSKCDVVDNNMAESFNAWIVSARVTT; from the exons ATGAGTGATCACATTATGGAGTATGGTAGGATTTTTGATTATAGAGATGAAATATTAAGGAGTAATCCAGGTAGTACTTGTGTAGTGAGGGTTGGAGAAGATTCTGAAACTGGGCAGAAAATTTTTGAAGGATTTTATGTTTGCTTCAATGCTTTAAAGAAAGCATTTTTTGGAGGTGCTAGAAGGTTGATTGGTTTTGATGGGTGTTTTCTCAAAGGTGTGTGTAAAGGCCAGTTGTTAGTGGCAGTTTGTAGAGATGGAAACAACCAAATGCTCCCTATTGCTTGGGCAGTTGTTGAGGTTGAGAATCAGTATACCTGGACATGGTTTCTTGAACTAGTGAAGAATGATCTTGAACTTGGTGAAGGGCATCAACTATCCATAATTAGTGATATGCAAAAG GGACTAGAAATTGTTGTGGATACTTTATTGCCACTTGTTGAACATAGAAAATGTGCAAGACATGTTCTTGCAAATTGGTCAAAAAATTGGAAAGGAGTTGAAAGAAGAAGAGTGTTTTGGAGGATTGCTAAATCCACATTTGAAGCTGAGATGAAGGACAATATAGAGACAATGAAGAAATTAGGACAAGAAGGCTTAGATAATATTTTATGGTACAATTTGAATACATGGTGcaagaaatattttgaagaatatagCAAATGTGATGTTGTGGACAACAATATGGCAGAAAGCTTTAATGCTTGGATAGTGTCTGCAAG